Proteins encoded together in one Priestia aryabhattai window:
- a CDS encoding PhoH family protein, producing MGKIYVLDTNVLLQDPHSIFSFDDNEVVIPAVVLEEVDSKKRNMDEVGRNARQVSKLIDNLRQHGKLYEKIPLENGGHLRIELNHRSFQQLQEIFVEKTNDNRILAVAKNLSLEEETKEDGREVILVSKDVLVRVKADAIGLKAEDFLSDRVVEFNSIYTGFSEVYIAKELLSQFYEKGELLTSQIANHSFFANQFLVMKDAFGGSGSAIGIVDQTTTKVKKLLFEYDHIWGIKPRNVQQIMALELLLRDDVQLVTLIGKAGTGKTLLALASGLMQTEDLGCFKKLLVARPIVPLGKDIGFLPGEKQEKLRPWMQPIYDNLEYLFNTKKPGELDAILAGLSSIEVEALTYIRGRSIPEQFIIIDEAQNLTKHEIKTILTRVGEKSKIVLMGDPAQIDHPYLDEYNNGLTYVVEKFKEQKVSGHVRLIKGERSGLAQLAADIL from the coding sequence TTGGGAAAAATTTATGTATTAGATACGAATGTTTTATTACAAGATCCGCATTCAATTTTTTCATTTGATGATAACGAAGTAGTGATTCCGGCCGTTGTACTAGAAGAAGTTGATTCGAAAAAAAGAAACATGGATGAAGTCGGACGAAATGCAAGGCAGGTATCTAAACTCATTGATAACTTGAGACAGCATGGAAAGTTATATGAGAAAATCCCTTTAGAAAATGGGGGCCATTTGCGAATTGAACTCAATCATCGCTCTTTTCAACAGCTTCAAGAAATCTTTGTGGAAAAAACAAATGATAATCGAATTTTAGCTGTTGCTAAAAATCTATCCCTTGAAGAGGAAACAAAAGAAGATGGACGTGAAGTGATACTAGTGAGTAAAGATGTGTTGGTACGTGTGAAGGCTGACGCAATCGGTTTAAAGGCAGAAGATTTTTTAAGTGATCGAGTAGTGGAATTCAATAGTATTTATACAGGCTTTTCAGAAGTCTATATTGCAAAAGAACTGCTGAGTCAATTTTACGAAAAAGGGGAGTTGCTAACGTCGCAAATTGCGAACCACTCCTTTTTTGCAAATCAATTCTTAGTCATGAAAGATGCATTTGGAGGATCTGGATCAGCCATCGGCATTGTCGATCAAACAACAACGAAAGTAAAAAAGCTTTTATTTGAATATGATCATATCTGGGGAATCAAACCTCGAAATGTTCAGCAAATTATGGCTTTAGAACTTCTTCTTAGAGACGACGTTCAACTGGTTACGTTAATTGGAAAGGCGGGTACGGGTAAAACGCTGCTTGCTTTAGCTTCAGGACTTATGCAGACGGAAGATTTAGGATGTTTTAAAAAGCTACTTGTAGCTCGTCCAATTGTTCCTTTAGGGAAAGATATTGGATTCTTACCAGGAGAAAAGCAAGAGAAGCTTCGTCCATGGATGCAACCAATTTATGATAACCTAGAGTACTTATTCAACACTAAAAAACCTGGAGAACTGGATGCGATTCTAGCGGGGCTCAGTTCAATAGAAGTGGAAGCCTTGACATATATAAGAGGCCGAAGCATTCCGGAGCAGTTCATTATTATTGATGAAGCGCAAAATTTAACGAAACATGAAATTAAAACAATTTTAACAAGGGTAGGAGAAAAAAGTAAAATTGTGCTTATGGGAGATCCAGCTCAAATTGATCATCCTTATTTAGATGAGTATAACAACGGATTAACGTACGTAGTTGAAAAGTTTAAAGAGCAAAAAGTATCAGGCCACGTTCGGTTAATCAAAGGAGAACGCTCTGGGCTAGCACAATTAGCAGCTGATATTCTTTAA
- a CDS encoding YhcN/YlaJ family sporulation lipoprotein: MNKFFLSISLCFITLTGCNNNQADVEEGQKTDRIVQVKNSSPERSHKRTANEISAHLVELASSVPNVNDATAIVLGKYAIVGIDVGKDIDRSEVSSIKYTVAEGLKADPYGANSVVIADPDTVARLKQIGNEIRKGRPVTGFLDELAAIVNRVMPEFAEEIRRNPSSTDTNNQKLNNKQEQNLKNEQEKQSNNHLQKNE; encoded by the coding sequence ATGAACAAATTTTTTCTATCCATTAGCTTATGTTTTATTACACTAACTGGCTGCAACAATAACCAAGCAGACGTTGAAGAAGGGCAAAAAACAGATCGAATTGTACAGGTCAAAAATTCATCTCCTGAACGCTCTCACAAGCGAACTGCTAATGAAATATCAGCGCATTTAGTTGAACTGGCTTCAAGCGTTCCGAATGTAAACGATGCTACTGCCATTGTGCTTGGTAAGTATGCAATCGTAGGCATTGACGTCGGCAAAGATATTGATCGTTCAGAAGTAAGTTCAATCAAATATACAGTTGCCGAAGGTCTGAAAGCTGATCCGTACGGCGCTAATTCTGTTGTTATTGCAGATCCTGATACGGTCGCTCGGCTAAAACAAATTGGAAATGAAATTCGTAAGGGTCGGCCGGTTACAGGATTTTTAGATGAATTAGCAGCCATTGTGAACCGAGTGATGCCTGAATTTGCAGAAGAAATCCGCAGAAATCCTAGTTCAACAGATACAAACAATCAAAAATTAAATAATAAACAAGAGCAAAACTTAAAGAATGAGCAGGAAAAACAATCTAATAATCATCTTCAAAAAAATGAATAA
- a CDS encoding YlaI family protein: protein MRVQCVMCDKIETIEDETLVAKRLRNRPIHTYMCNECSERIEKRTKERIATGNFKLYESKKTEEDW, encoded by the coding sequence ATGAGAGTACAATGTGTCATGTGCGATAAAATTGAAACAATTGAGGATGAAACGCTCGTGGCAAAACGACTGCGCAACCGTCCTATCCATACATATATGTGCAATGAATGTTCTGAACGGATTGAAAAACGAACAAAAGAACGCATAGCTACCGGTAACTTTAAACTATATGAGTCGAAAAAGACAGAGGAGGATTGGTAA
- a CDS encoding pyridoxamine 5'-phosphate oxidase family protein: MANEVETQLVDALYDELQTERFATISTIDFETNGPNVSAISWLVAPTKQKIRFAVDVKSRIVENIKHTNKAVVNILANESCYSISGIAEVLQEKLEGVALKLTLIELDINEVRDVMFYGSKISVNPSYEKTYDPVAAAKLDKQVIEAIKKA, translated from the coding sequence ATGGCCAACGAAGTCGAGACTCAATTAGTAGATGCATTATACGATGAGCTACAGACAGAGAGATTTGCAACCATTTCAACTATTGATTTTGAAACAAACGGTCCAAATGTTAGTGCCATTTCGTGGTTAGTAGCTCCGACTAAGCAAAAAATTCGATTTGCCGTAGATGTCAAATCGAGGATTGTAGAAAACATTAAACATACGAATAAAGCAGTGGTAAATATTCTTGCCAATGAATCATGCTACTCAATCAGTGGAATAGCTGAGGTATTGCAAGAAAAGTTAGAAGGAGTAGCTTTAAAGCTGACGCTAATTGAACTAGATATTAATGAAGTAAGAGATGTCATGTTCTATGGTTCTAAGATTTCAGTAAATCCTTCATATGAAAAGACCTATGATCCAGTAGCAGCCGCTAAACTCGATAAGCAAGTAATTGAAGCGATAAAAAAAGCTTAG
- a CDS encoding YlaN family protein, translating to MIDHREKAYALLKADADKILQLIQVQMDNLTMPQCPLYEEVLDTQMFGLSREIDFAVRLGLIDERVGKTLLDRLERELSALHEAFTKK from the coding sequence ATGATAGATCATCGTGAAAAAGCGTATGCGTTGTTAAAAGCTGATGCAGATAAGATTTTGCAATTAATTCAAGTTCAAATGGATAACTTAACAATGCCACAATGTCCTCTTTATGAAGAGGTTTTAGATACACAAATGTTTGGTTTATCAAGAGAAATTGATTTTGCAGTTCGTCTTGGTTTAATTGATGAACGTGTTGGAAAAACATTGCTAGACCGCCTCGAGCGTGAACTTTCTGCACTGCATGAAGCGTTTACAAAAAAATAA